One genomic window of Citrobacter sp. Marseille-Q6884 includes the following:
- a CDS encoding sigma-S stabilization anti-adapter protein IraP — protein MKNLITELLLKLAQKEEESQDLAAQVEMLERVIMEMLRNMATSDQQVLIRQIEGAFAGGSRTPAFLSAMQNAGGSAT, from the coding sequence ATGAAAAACCTCATCACTGAGTTGTTGCTTAAGCTCGCCCAAAAAGAAGAAGAGTCGCAAGATCTGGCAGCCCAGGTAGAAATGTTAGAGCGTGTCATCATGGAAATGCTGCGTAATATGGCGACAAGCGATCAGCAAGTACTGATTCGTCAAATTGAAGGCGCATTTGCGGGAGGAAGCCGTACGCCAGCGTTTCTGTCAGCGATGCAGAACGCGGGCGGGAGCGCGACATAA
- a CDS encoding DUF1615 domain-containing protein codes for MSTVSRLYPWSCLAALVLVGCSSQPSQPLKKGEKAVDVASVVRQKMPASVKDRDAWANDLAKTFESQKLAPTVENVCSVLAVAQQESNYQADPVVPGLSKIAWKEIDRRAERMHVPVFLVHTALKINSPTGKSYSERLDSVKTEKQLSAIFDDFINMVPMGQTLFGSLNPVHTGGPMQVSIAFAEQHTSGYPWKMEGTVRQEVFSRRGGLWFGTYHLLNYPANYSAPIFRFADFNAGWYASRNAAFQNAVSKASGVKLALDGDLIRYDSNEPGTTELAVRKLAGKMNMSESDIRRQLQKGDSLAFEETALYEKVYKLAETKAGKALPREMLPGIQLESPKITRNLTTAWFAKRVDDRRAKCMAQSSL; via the coding sequence ATGTCGACGGTTTCCCGTCTTTACCCCTGGTCTTGCCTGGCTGCATTGGTGCTGGTGGGATGTAGTAGCCAACCTTCACAGCCATTGAAAAAAGGGGAGAAAGCCGTCGATGTGGCGAGCGTGGTGCGTCAGAAAATGCCCGCCAGCGTGAAAGACAGAGATGCATGGGCGAACGATCTCGCAAAGACGTTTGAAAGCCAGAAGCTGGCACCGACAGTCGAGAATGTCTGTTCGGTGCTGGCCGTGGCACAGCAGGAGTCCAATTACCAGGCCGATCCCGTGGTTCCCGGGCTGAGTAAAATAGCCTGGAAAGAGATCGACCGTCGCGCTGAGCGTATGCACGTTCCGGTTTTTCTGGTTCATACCGCCCTGAAAATTAACTCCCCGACGGGAAAAAGCTACAGCGAGCGTCTGGATTCGGTGAAAACGGAAAAGCAACTTAGCGCTATTTTCGATGACTTCATCAACATGGTACCGATGGGGCAGACGCTGTTTGGTTCGCTGAATCCGGTACATACCGGTGGTCCGATGCAGGTCAGCATTGCGTTTGCCGAACAGCACACCTCGGGGTATCCATGGAAAATGGAAGGAACAGTGCGTCAGGAAGTGTTTAGTCGCCGTGGCGGACTGTGGTTCGGAACGTACCATCTGCTGAATTATCCGGCGAACTACAGTGCGCCCATCTTTCGCTTCGCCGATTTTAATGCCGGCTGGTATGCCAGTCGGAATGCGGCTTTCCAGAATGCAGTCAGTAAAGCCAGCGGTGTGAAGCTGGCGCTGGATGGCGATTTGATTCGCTACGACAGTAACGAACCGGGTACAACCGAGCTGGCGGTACGTAAACTGGCCGGGAAGATGAATATGAGTGAGAGCGACATCCGACGACAGCTGCAAAAGGGCGACAGCCTTGCGTTTGAAGAGACTGCGCTCTATGAGAAAGTCTATAAGCTGGCTGAGACGAAGGCGGGTAAAGCGTTACCACGAGAAATGTTGCCAGGAATCCAACTGGAAAGCCCGAAGATCACACGTAATTTGACCACCGCGTGGTTTGCTAAACGTGTCGACGATCGCCGGGCGAAATGTATGGCTCAGTCATCTCTGTGA
- a CDS encoding multidrug efflux MFS transporter codes for MESWRVNLISVWFGCFFTGLAISQILPFLPLYISQLGVTSHEALSMWSGLTFSVTFLISAIVSPMWGSLADRKGRKLMLLRASLGMAIAILLQAFATNVWQLFLLRGVMGLTSGYIPNAMALVASQVPRERSGWALSTLSTAQISGVIGGPLMGGFIADHVGLRAVFCITAALLVVSFLVTLFLIKEGVRPTIKKSERLSGKAVFASLPYPALVISLFFTTMVIQLCNGSIGPILALFIRSMVPDSTNIAFLSGLIASVPGVSALISAPRLGKLGDRIGTERILMATLSFAVVLFFAMSWVTTPLQLGILRFLLGFADGAMLPAVQTLLVKYSSDKITGRIFGYNQSFMYLGNVAGPLMGATVSAMAGFRWVFIATASIVLINIWQLSSALRRRRRAR; via the coding sequence ATGGAATCCTGGAGAGTTAACCTTATTTCCGTTTGGTTCGGGTGCTTTTTTACCGGACTGGCAATCAGCCAAATTCTGCCTTTCTTACCGCTCTATATTTCCCAACTTGGGGTGACCTCGCATGAAGCCCTGTCGATGTGGTCCGGGTTAACCTTTAGCGTGACCTTTTTGATTTCTGCCATTGTGTCACCGATGTGGGGCAGCTTAGCTGACCGAAAAGGCCGCAAGTTGATGCTGTTACGCGCCTCGTTAGGCATGGCTATCGCGATTTTACTGCAGGCATTTGCGACAAACGTCTGGCAGCTTTTTCTGCTTCGCGGTGTGATGGGGTTAACGTCGGGATATATTCCGAATGCGATGGCGCTGGTGGCCTCGCAGGTACCACGCGAGCGCAGTGGTTGGGCGCTGAGTACGCTCTCTACGGCACAAATTAGCGGCGTCATTGGCGGGCCGCTGATGGGCGGATTTATTGCCGACCATGTGGGCTTACGGGCTGTATTTTGTATTACTGCAGCGCTGTTGGTCGTGAGTTTTCTGGTGACCCTGTTTTTAATTAAAGAGGGGGTGCGTCCGACGATCAAAAAAAGTGAACGCTTAAGCGGCAAAGCGGTTTTCGCTTCACTGCCTTATCCGGCGTTAGTGATTAGCCTGTTTTTTACCACCATGGTTATTCAGCTCTGTAATGGCTCGATAGGCCCCATTCTGGCGCTATTTATCCGTTCGATGGTGCCGGACAGCACAAATATTGCATTTCTCAGTGGACTGATTGCCTCGGTACCTGGCGTATCGGCGCTGATTTCAGCACCCCGACTGGGAAAACTGGGCGATCGGATTGGGACAGAACGTATTCTTATGGCGACGCTGTCCTTCGCGGTAGTGCTCTTTTTCGCCATGTCCTGGGTTACAACGCCATTGCAGTTGGGGATTTTACGTTTCCTGCTGGGTTTTGCCGATGGCGCGATGTTACCGGCGGTGCAGACGCTGCTGGTGAAATACTCCAGCGATAAGATCACCGGGCGCATCTTTGGTTATAACCAGTCGTTTATGTATCTGGGTAACGTTGCGGGGCCATTAATGGGCGCAACCGTATCGGCGATGGCGGGCTTCCGTTGGGTCTTTATCGCCACGGCGAGCATTGTGCTTATTAATATCTGGCAACTCTCCAGCGCGCTGCGGCGTCGGCGTCGCGCACGTTGA
- a CDS encoding DUF2754 domain-containing protein, which translates to MNLPVKIRRDWHYYAFAIGLIFILNGVVGLLGFEAKGWQTYAVGLVTWVISFWLAGLIIRRRVEEDDAKDAQ; encoded by the coding sequence ATGAACCTGCCTGTAAAAATCCGCCGAGACTGGCACTATTACGCGTTTGCCATTGGGCTTATCTTTATTCTGAATGGCGTGGTGGGATTATTGGGCTTTGAAGCTAAAGGATGGCAAACCTACGCGGTGGGTCTGGTTACCTGGGTGATCAGCTTCTGGCTCGCCGGGCTTATTATCCGCCGTCGCGTGGAAGAAGATGATGCGAAGGATGCCCAATAA
- a CDS encoding YaiY family protein: MADFTLSKSLFKGKHRDSASMPGNIAYAFFVLFCFWAGAQVLNLLFHAPGLYEQLMQLQMQESGRPRVEIGLGVGTLFGLIPFLAGSLIFGVIAIILRWRHHRDD; encoded by the coding sequence ATGGCTGATTTTACGCTCTCAAAATCCCTTTTTAAGGGCAAGCATCGGGATTCCGCCTCCATGCCCGGCAATATTGCGTATGCCTTTTTTGTTCTGTTTTGCTTTTGGGCCGGAGCACAGGTATTAAATCTGCTGTTCCATGCTCCCGGACTGTATGAACAACTGATGCAACTTCAAATGCAAGAGAGCGGACGCCCGCGGGTTGAAATCGGCTTAGGCGTCGGTACCCTTTTTGGCCTGATTCCCTTCCTGGCAGGCAGTCTGATTTTTGGCGTCATCGCCATCATCCTGCGCTGGCGCCATCACAGAGATGACTGA
- the ddlA gene encoding D-alanine--D-alanine ligase: protein MAKLRVGIVFGGKSAEHEVSLQSAKNIVDAIDKTRFDVVLLGIDKQGQWHVSDASNYLLNADDPAHIALRPSATSLAQVPGKHDHQLIDAQNGQALPTVDVIFPIVHGTLGEDGSLQGMLRVANLPFVGSDVLGSAACMDKDVTKRLLRDAGLNIAPFITLTRANRNTISFAEVESRLGLPLFVKPANQGSSVGVSKVTSEAQYDQAIALAFEFDHKVVVEQGITGREIECAVLGNDHPQASTCGEIVLNSDFYAYDTKYIDDNGAKVVVPAAISPEINDKIREIAIQAYQTLGCAGMARVDVFLTADNDVVINEINTLPGFTNISMYPKLWQASGLGYTDLITRLIELALERHAADSALKTSM from the coding sequence ATGGCAAAGTTGCGGGTAGGAATCGTATTTGGTGGTAAATCAGCGGAACATGAAGTGTCATTGCAATCGGCAAAAAATATTGTCGATGCCATCGACAAGACTCGCTTTGATGTTGTGTTGTTAGGTATTGATAAACAAGGGCAATGGCACGTCAGTGATGCCAGTAACTATCTGCTCAATGCAGACGATCCGGCGCATATCGCCTTACGCCCTTCCGCGACCAGCCTGGCGCAGGTCCCGGGTAAACACGATCACCAGTTGATCGATGCGCAAAACGGCCAAGCGCTGCCAACGGTTGATGTTATTTTCCCGATCGTGCACGGCACGCTGGGTGAAGATGGCTCTCTGCAAGGCATGCTGCGTGTGGCGAACCTGCCGTTCGTCGGCTCCGATGTACTGGGTTCCGCAGCCTGCATGGATAAAGACGTCACCAAACGTCTGCTGCGTGATGCCGGGTTAAACATTGCGCCATTTATTACGCTCACCCGCGCGAATCGCAACACTATCAGTTTTGCCGAGGTTGAATCCCGCCTGGGTCTGCCGCTGTTCGTCAAACCCGCCAATCAGGGCTCATCCGTTGGCGTCAGCAAAGTCACCAGCGAAGCACAGTACGATCAGGCCATCGCGCTGGCATTTGAGTTCGATCATAAAGTGGTCGTGGAGCAAGGGATCACGGGCCGTGAGATCGAATGTGCGGTACTGGGTAACGATCATCCGCAAGCCAGCACCTGTGGCGAGATCGTGCTAAACAGTGATTTTTACGCCTATGACACCAAATACATCGACGATAACGGCGCCAAAGTGGTAGTTCCTGCAGCAATCTCACCAGAGATTAACGACAAAATCCGCGAAATCGCGATCCAAGCCTACCAGACACTGGGTTGTGCCGGCATGGCGCGTGTGGATGTTTTCTTAACTGCTGACAACGACGTGGTGATCAATGAGATCAACACGCTACCGGGCTTTACGAATATCAGCATGTATCCAAAACTGTGGCAGGCGAGCGGTTTAGGCTATACCGATCTGATTACCCGTCTGATCGAACTGGCGCTGGAACGTCACGCTGCGGATAGTGCGCTGAAAACCAGCATGTAA